In Quercus robur chromosome 11, dhQueRobu3.1, whole genome shotgun sequence, the sequence CTTAAGTTAAAAAAAGATCAGTGAAGATCTTACAAACCTTCTTCAATTGGTATTATGATTCAGTGGGAATCTCAGTGATGCTTGCAGCGACAGTAATGGTTTGTATTCAAAATGCAAAaggttgggttgtgggttttggAATTCCTGTTGTGCTCATGTTGTTCTCTTCCACTATGTTTTTCTTGGGTTCTCCTCTTTATATCAAGATGAAGGCAAAGAGTAGCTTGCTTACTGGATTTGCCCAAGTGATTGTGGCAACTTGGAGAAACAGACACCTATCCTTGCCAGAGCCACCATTGGAATCTGATGGATGGTACCATCACAAGGCTTCAAAGCTGACCGCACCAACGGACAATATGAGGTATGGTGGCCACCATTCTATTAGAAAAATAATGCCCTTTATTTCAAGTGAAATAGAGAGTCCATTTCATGGTTCATGTTAGATATTACATATCTATAGATATGCATGATGCCACATCATTTAAACACACtattaaacattaattattagatccacacaaaataaataaataaataaataaatcgtaAAATGGCTTGTATCCATTTCAAGTTTGAAATTGTGGGGGTAAAAGACCAGAAGGTCCATGTCAACGTCTACATAGGGTCAAGGGTCTAGTCCaaggaaaaacccctcctcggTCATGGGAAGAACCCTCCTCGGCATGGATGTAGCCGAGAACAAAGGGAGTAACCTGCTACTGGTAGTGACGCTCCAAATCATTCCACAGAACAAGAAAAGTACTAAAGCAGaaaaggacaatgaagaaaatgGAAATGTTTGAGGTAAAGGCTGTCATTATTACATTCAGTGGCTTGTGCCTGACATAATGATGCTTTTCtgcttttacaaccactcccaacaactggaggaaagagctgatgggacaagtacctaccctagggaccccattcaggaggaagaaaactactataaaaaagGGGTGGAAGGAGACAGAAAAGGGGGCCCCGAAAACCCTTATCACACCAGAAGCTCCAGAAAAAGCTCCTTGGACTGTGCCTAGGACCAATCTTCCTTGGTAAGATCGGTTCATCTTAGCTTGATCGTGAAGAATACCGTGTTAACCGTTGTCTATACACTAAAACCCAGCTCTTtgactcactctctacaaattcattgtaccgggctcaTTGGTCTAAGGTCTCATGCATCTTGGGCCTGGGCTGAAAAGCGTGACCCTACAGAAATAATGAGGATTTTGTGTCAAGCTACATTTGATTAATTATACTCATATCTAAAACAAGGCATATTTGTTTAAAAGCCCATTTGTAAAGCGGcaacaatttttcaaagaatagCATATTAAAgcgtttctctttcttttttcttttttcttttttcttttttcttttttcattttcaaaattgaactattaggacaaaaaaaatttgcaacttGTTAAAGTGATAAATTGTAATTGGAAAAACATTACTTTTATATTAGTATTTCATTGTTATTGAgactatttttattatgcatcAACTCaacagattaaaaaatatataaaaatttgtgtccctaaatttttcattttcaaaaatataaaaaaatataaaggacCAAACCAACACTTATAACTGACCATAACCATTTTCAAAGGTTCCCAACATTCTCAATCCCCCCTCTCCCCACcccaccccctccccccccccccccccccccctttttctcCAACTTctccccccctcccaaaaaaaaaaaggtcaaaaaattGTTTGACTTTTCTTAGGTTTCTAAACAAGGCTTGCATCATTGGAAACCCTTTGAAGGATTTGGACTCAGATGGCTTGGCTATGGACCCCTGGAGTCTATGCACAATTACACAAGTAGAAGAGCTTAAAGCTCTTATCAAAGTCCTCCCCATTTGGTCCACTGGCATACCAGTAGCTGTGACACTTAACGAACATTCATTTGGCGTGCTCCAAGCAAAAATCATGGACAGACGCTTTTTTCTTTCCAAGTTCAAAATCCCACCAGCCTCCTTCAGCGTCTTTGGAATCCTGAGTATGACAGCAACCGTGGTCTTCTATGTTCAAGTTCTAGTTCCCTTCCTATCAAAGTTCACCAAAAGGAAACGGGGGCTTAGCCTTAGAGAACGCATGGGGATTGGTATAGCAATCTCATGTCTAGCCACTGCAGTTTCAGCCATTGTAAAAAGGAACAGTGGCAACTCCAAGAATTTTTCTCAGAGTATTCCTTGGGTcgtggttttcttatcaaatatttttctacaattctagcaaaagaataaataataaactataagttcatttgaaatattaataaaattattaattattgttgtttagttgtttcattaatttgtttgtcttttataaactataatttgttatattgttgtttcattaattataaaattattaattgttgtttagcataacataatttaatttgtttgtcttttataatatatttgttaattaaattattatttattagttgcttcccccaattaattattgattaattaaattattgtttattagttgcactaGCACATACCCCATGTGTATTTATTtcccccaattcaaatatcTCACCCCCGGCCCTATGCCTCCATCCACCCCccaccatggttttaaaaaccggtatgataaaagaaccaaaaaaaagactGGTTACCGGTTTTCTGGTCAGACCAAAGTCTGACCGGTGGTCAAACCAGTGACatcttaaataatttaattaaaaaataaataattataaaaaataataaaattaaataaataagaatatagATACTgatatttactaaaaaaaagatataaaattttagaagtATTTTCATGTTAAATTtaactcaaattaaaagaaaaataaattatcatttttttagaggaagaaaaagaagttaacCTAAAcaaactacccaaaaaaaaaaaagttatggttttaaagttttataatcatatataattttcagtatttttaacaaaaccattatttaatttaaaaatatttatctaTGTTAATATAATTTCACATCTAaatatttcttctaaaaaaaatagtatttattataaaaatatattatgctTGTCTTGAATATTGCAATAACCTTACCGGTGTACGAAGTGCAAATAATTCAGATTTTTTGCCTTTGATTGACCCCTCAAACCCACATAAGCCATATCACAAACGtatttctcatcaaaaaaaagaaaagaaaaaaagagtaaagtgGTCTGCCTCACCACCTAAGCATCAACGTGGCCAAAGAATATCCATCCACATTTATACCAAACTTTTTAAAAGGATTGTCCTCTCCTCTCCTTATCTAAAATGTCTAAACAAATTGcttaaatctctctctcactctgaaGAAGAAGCAGCGGCAGAGCTGCAGTTTCCTCTCTTTCTATGTTTCCTCCAAAGCCTAGTTCAGCTCCTCGCCCAAATTAAGATATATTTCTTATTTCATAATCATTTtctcacatattctcacatattctctgttacaatttttttttttttttttcagattctctgttaccattttttttttttttttttttttttttatagatttaagTTCAAAGTTTGTTTGGCATAAAAAAAGTTTGAGggttttcctaatttttttgagggtgttcctcattttttttaaggatagataaataaaaaattttaaattattacatataattattttttttcttcagaggtcagggtgttcctgggaacaccttGAACCAAACGTAGCGTCGCCACTGAAATGGGTTGTgtagtttttgttgttggagCTTTTCTGATCTATgactctttcttcttttctgatctatgattctttcttctctctctctctctctcgcagtacagggaaaaaaggaagaaggaaaaaagaaaaaaaatttaagccgTGGGTTAACGCCGTTTGTTTGGGATGTCAAATTGGAccgatgtcaaaattttaaatagaaaaccTAAATTACTGTACATAaggtactatacctaagttttatctttattatatatacaagTTTCCATCCTTTAAATTTCATCTCAACAATATCCTCATCAACTTTGATGGTATATATTgctcaaaattaagaaataaaactctttaagaataaataatttagaattCATGGCGttaaattggaactctaatttagaattttaatttaattttctctcaatttcgcatattattatatatacaagCTTCCATCCTTTAAATTTCAGCTCAACAGTATCCTCATCAACTTTGATGGTATACATTGCTCAAAATTAACACATTATTTTTAACTGAATAAGTATTTCATTAACcataaaaaggagagagagagagagagaaggaaaaacaCCCCCATCTCTAACCagggaaaacaaaaatttcaacatgAATAGAGGAGAGAAATCATTCCCTCTTCACTACACAAAACAGCCATCCTACCAAATTTTGGGCAACAAAATTAAGCTCTCTAGTCTCTACTGGCATGAGATACAAAAGCTAGGGGAATGTAACAGTCTTCTAGCTTCACCAATGATAGGTTCAATTGACTGATTTGGGGAGAAGATGGAAAGTGGGGGAGGGGGCGTTACAGTATTGAAGGGGAAATGACATTAAGAGCATCTCTTGGAAGATGCACAGGAATGAAACCTACCCTTAAGCTTAAGGACCAAAACTgaaagtttttaaatttaaagacCAATTGAAACCTACCCTATATTTCAAACAGAATAAAAACAGTTGAGCCAAACTAATTAAAAAGATTTTAccatgttctaaaaaaaaagttcctagTATACATAGAGAgtgttctcttaaaaaaaaaaaaaaaactcatacaTAGAGAATGAAAGCTGCAGAAATAAACGCACCTAGAAGGATCGAGATGCTTCAAGGATTGGCTGTTCAACAAGTTCCCTAAATCATCCTTCCCTGCCATTATtggcttgtttggaagtttagggaaggaggagagtagaggggagtagaggggaggagagtagagtagaatagTTTCcctccaccttatttggatgtttttaaaattagtaagggggaagggGGTAATTAGTCCTTCTCCTTAtttagatgttttaaaaattagaaaggagaagagaagaaatgattaaaatagacaaatttacccctatttaaAAATGAACTTACAACTAATAAAATTcatcactaataaaaatataaaactactattaattattataaaataatttttattaactaaaaaaattataataaaaataaaaattttttaatttatgaaaaattttcaagaagcTTCAGGCAAGTCAAGCAACcacctttacccaaaaaaaataaaaaaataaaaaaataaaaaaataaaagaaagaaagaagaagaagaagagaagaagtcAAGCAAGCACAACCCGAACCGGTCAAACGAAAGTCCCAACGTCACGTCCGCCACGGTATCGACGCCGCGGTCTTGTGCCCTCGATCAACAGCCGGTTTCTGTGCAGAGTTCCGATGCCGACAGACGGTGCGTTTTAGTCGTCGAATCGATGCAAGGGATTGAAGAACCGTCCAAAGATTTGGAGACTTTGAAGCATGTTCTCGAAGCTCTGCAACTCAAAGGCCTTTTGCATTCGAAGAATGCTAAAATCAAATGGGCCACCAGAACTTCGTTTACGATCGGAACGGCGAGTCTCCGATCGTCGTAATGAAGCCAGCAAGGTCTCCGGCGAGCCGCATTAGTCGCGGTAGAAACGAATCACCACCTTCGAGCTTCAGATCGAGGCCTGGTCCTCGCTGGAATACAAATGAGATGTCGCCGGCGGTGAGTCTGAGGCGCGACCGGCCAGTTTCTGTGCAGAGTTCCGGCGCTGACTATTGGTGCGAATGTACAACTACAACAGGTGTGAACTGGAAGTACTatttattacaatttattttttcattaatcttaaattttcttaagaaacaaacaaaaattatttgttgtaattttattaatttagaaaggataaattaggaaatttatttgagtcttttgggttaatattgcaaaatttgaacttaatttgcGATATAGGAATTGTTGAAAGTTATTTGGGgttttgaggagagagactgaatttcaGTATCACCATTGCCGAAATTTAgccaaaagtatgagagagaagaagaaaaaggtggagagagaaaatgttgaattttggcAACGTGGATATCGAAATTCCTCTGTCCAATTCTACTGCCTAAGTCTTGTGTCCTGTGTGCCCGAGTGTGgagtgctaaaaaaaaaaaaaagcaattacggcaatgccattgccgaaataggggaaaaaaaatatttttttgataattttggcaatggcattgccgaaaataggaaaaaaaatggaattgtggcaatgtcattgccgaaaataggaggaaaaaaaaatgttgttgccGAAATCTaggaagaaatttaaaaaaaagtgttacgttcacaatatttttataatactttcacaacaaatcacaggtgattagttattattagttcaaatttgattttaacactgagattacttttttaatctaataataacaacctgccacttaaaatttgttgtaaaaatattgtaaaaattgtgtgtacctatcatttctttaaaaaaaaaaaattagaattgtggcaatgggattgccgaaataggtgtagaaaattttcacctacttcggcaatgccattgccgaaaaaaaaaaaaaaagaaaaaaagaaaaaaagaattgtggcaatagGATTGCCGAAATTggtggattttcttttttaccaatttcgacaatcccattgccacaattcttctcttttctttattcttttttctcacattttcggcaatggcattgccgaaataggtgaaaattttctacacctatttcggcaatcccattgccacaattctattatttatttatttattttttaagaaatgatagatacacacaatttttacaatatttttacaacaaattttaagtggcaggttgttattattagattaaaaaagtaatctcagtgttaaaatcaaatttgaactaataataactaatcacctgtgatttgttgtgaaagtattataaaaatattgtgaacgtaacacttttttttaaatttcttcctAGATTTcggcaacaattttttttttcctcccatttttggcaatgacattgccacaattccattcaatttttttccccattttcggcaatgccattgccacaattaccaaaaaaaaattttttttttttcctattttggcaatggcattgccacaattgcttttttttttttttttagcactcCACACTTTGGCACACAGGACACAGGACTCGGGCAGTAGAATTGGGCAAAGGAATTTCGGTATCcacgttgccgaaattcaacattttctctctccatctttttcttcttctctctcatacttttggcTGAATTTTGGCAATAGTGATACCGAAATTcaatctctctcctcaaaactCCAAATAACTTTCAACAGTTCCTATAACGCAAATTAAGTTCAGATTTTGCAATATTAATCCAAAAGactcaaatttatttaattaataatttatttattctactCTCCcttcaaatctctccaatttgggggaattaaaaatgaggggttagaggtagttgaaacccctccaaatccctcTCCCTCCTCttttaaaaaactttcaaacaaggtaattggattactctccctccctttactctactccccctcctttttttaacttccaaacaggccatataGAGATTATATTGAACTTGAATAGTCAATGACATTCTTTTTGTTGTCGTTGGCAAGGGATTGCATCAATGCCCCACAGAACATCTAGCTCCTATAAACTTTACATTGCATTTAATGTAATAAAGAAgaatcaaaagataaaaaaattgaaagaaataacACCCTCTTCGGTTGGACCCTATTACTCCTGCCTTTTGGAATAGCGTGCCTAACAGGGCCAACTGGACTACTGTATCCAATGCATGTTTCATTTTATAGCAAGGTTTGCCAGGCACCCTGCTATGAGGATGATCCTTCTGCTTTTGCTCTCGTGTAACCCAGCTGTTTAGCTTTTGTACCAACATCTTCTCAGCCTCCGCCTAAAATGCCAAAGGAGATGGAAGAATTAGATAAATATACACATCACAAGGAGATCCAGATCAAACAGCCAAATGAAGTATtaaattaactaataaaaaacATATGGTAAACTACATTTTTATAACTCAAATTTTGGGGAGATTTTCTATTTGGTCCAACTTTTGATTTTGCCCAAGTTATGAGTTCAGGGACAAAATAGAAACTTACCCGAGTTTGAGGTGAAAAAATATAGCTTGCCCAAAAACATACTGACACTAAATCCAGAGTAACAACACTGATAAACACGTGAACTTGTGTGTGTGACCATGCAAGTTTAtgtcagagagagagaagagaccTCAAGCATGGGACTATTCTTAGGAATGTTGCAAGCCAAAATTATATTGAGACCAGTCTTCAGCACTGCGAGAAATATGGCACGTCAGAACAAGCACAAGATATTTGTATATAATCACAAAAACATCAAACATGATTCAGAACTTACCTAATCGTCGAGCAATGCCAGATCCTGTATTATCAGAAGCTCCTCCAAGTATGGAAGTAACACTAATCATATCCTTCTGCTTACATCACCAAACAGCAGAACACAATGTCAATTTTTGAATTgtgaaaataacaatattaagCATTATGTAATTGCAATTCTCAACATTCCAGCTTCTCTTCTCAGGGTACAAGGACTAAGAACATACAGGTCGTGTAGGTGCAGCTGCATAAATGCGTCCCAATTTGGCAGAGTCACAACCGATCCATACATATATCTACAATCACAATAGGTTCAacataaataacaaattataattaaacaTTCACGGCAGCACTTTTCAGAATAAGATTGCCATTCTATAAGATATTATGATGAGTATAGATTGAGTAATACTTGGATTGTTTATTAGAATTCAAAAGGCATGTGTTCAATGATTAAGCAAGCATTAATCCTTCATTTACTTCTATCTATTATCATCACCCAACAGCTTGTAAGTTATAACATGCTAGTTACCAATAATGTCCATATGCTGCACATTTTAGTATTACATATATACGATGCAAAGGTGAAATTATTTAGTGCACCTGCTTCCTCTCACACAAAGGTGTCTTTTAAATGTAGGTCTaagtattttatatcaaatgataccatgtcATTTGTATCAAAATCCAATATATCAAAGAAGTATGTAAAAATAACAACTCACTAACACGTCTTTCATTTGTTAGTGGGATAGTTATTTTTTGCAGGCATGTCTTTCACTTATTAGATTTTGATAACGTGTTAACGGTATCATTTGATACTAAATACCTTCTCGTGTACATGACACCTACATAGTGTGTGCAGAATAATTTCTTGCAAGCAAAATGTGGGTAAGAGTCTCAATTAAGGGTAATTCTACAAtaccccctcttttttttgggaggtACGGTACCCACTAGTAAGCAACCTGCCATATTAGGTTACcaaacatcacatgtgactatacttttgtcatattcagtggttccttttttttttccctcacatttgatagtaccATCCTCATATtatgcagtaccaacatcatatgtgactgtattttgtcacatttagtggttcacttatttttttcctcacatttgatggtaccatcctcacattgtgcagtatcaacatcacatgtgactgtatttttatcacatttggtaatttccttattttttttcttatattttatggTACTATCCTTACATtgcgcagtaccaacatcacatataactgtacttttgtcatattcggtggttctcttattttttttcctcacatctTGTGGTACCAATCTCACAAAGCACAGTAttaacatcacatatgactgtacttttgtcacattcgatggttcttttatttttttctcacattttatggtactaTCCTTACACtgcgcagtaccaacatcacatgtgactgtacttttgtcacattcggtgattcccttattttcttgttcctcacattttatggtaccaATCTCACAAAGcgtagtactaacatcacatatgactgtaCTTTTATCGCATTTGGTGgctcccttatttttttctcacatttatggtaccagcctcacattgtgcagtaccaacatcacatgtgattgtacttttatcacattcggtagttcccttattttttttcctcacattttatggtactaGTCTCACATTGCGCAGTagcaacatcacatgtgactgtacttttgtcacattcggttgttcccttattttttttctcatatttgatggtaccatACTCACAT encodes:
- the LOC126705040 gene encoding protein NRT1/ PTR FAMILY 1.2-like, which gives rise to MIYHNFINVVRAANETFEKVASFGLQANMKLYLILEYNMDSATGAIELFQWSAISNLITIIGAFLSDSYLGRFRVIAYGTISSLLGMSVLWLTAILPQARPPPCKHNKGGEKCVSPSSAQLALFFSAFVLMSVGAGGIRPCSLAVGADKFNQLILQTFFNWYYDSVGISVMLAATVMVCIQNAKGWVVGFGIPVVLMLFSSTMFFLGSPLYIKMKAKSSLLTGFAQVIVATWRNRHLSLPEPPLESDGWYHHKASKLTAPTDNMRFLNKACIIGNPLKDLDSDGLAMDPWSLCTITQVEELKALIKVLPIWSTGIPVAVTLNEHSFGVLQAKIMDRRFFLSKFKIPPASFSVFGILSMTATVVFYVQVLVPFLSKFTKRKRGLSLRERMGIGIAISCLATAVSAIVKRNSGNSKNFSQSIPWVVELLKVIWGFEERD